In Epilithonimonas zeae, a single window of DNA contains:
- a CDS encoding ABC transporter ATP-binding protein produces MKPFQRIISIAKPHQRFLWGSMFFNILYSLLQIASIGTLLPILSVMFGTSDKIDTSKVPVWSGRIADYFGYVKDLAYYTIQINMDKHGGIKVLAVLCCITAVAFLLRNIFRYLGSYLLVNYRVGITRDLRTLMYDKFLKLPVSFFTEQRKGDMMSRISNDIGAVEGGIMGSLVDIVNSPFMIISSLTALFLLSPKLTLFSLIVFPIMGWIISWVGKSLKKQAKFAQEELGNLFSLVDETLKSSKVIKIFNADKILKNRFNKTTDQWQHHAISMSRRRELASPMSEFLGSVTMLLITWYAGTEIINGTNKDPATFLAFIAVFFQVLDPAKRLSNAISAIQGGMASLERVSEVLDYDLKVDEILNPTPISELNDKIEFKNIGFYYEKSNLILKNVSITLPKGKTVALVGQSGSGKTTIANLLARFYDVSEGEILIDGHNIKNLKLTDYRKLLGMVTQESVLFNDSVYNNILMGNPNATEAQVIEAAKIANAHDFISQLPEGYDTNIGDDGNKLSGGQKQRVSIARAVLKNPPIMILDEATSALDTESERYVQDALEKMMENRTSLVIAHRLSTIQKADHIVVMEKGDIIEQGSHQELMEQDGTYRKLVELQNFD; encoded by the coding sequence ATGAAACCATTTCAACGTATTATCAGTATTGCCAAACCACATCAAAGATTTTTGTGGGGCAGTATGTTTTTCAATATTCTTTATTCTCTTCTTCAGATTGCTTCTATTGGTACTTTATTGCCAATTCTCAGCGTGATGTTCGGAACTTCTGACAAAATCGACACGTCAAAAGTGCCTGTTTGGAGTGGCAGAATTGCAGATTATTTTGGCTATGTCAAAGACTTGGCATATTATACAATTCAGATTAATATGGATAAGCACGGCGGTATTAAAGTTTTAGCCGTTCTTTGTTGCATTACTGCAGTTGCGTTTTTATTGAGGAATATTTTTAGATATCTGGGGTCTTATCTATTGGTCAACTATCGTGTTGGAATTACCAGAGATCTTCGAACCTTGATGTATGATAAATTTCTGAAACTACCAGTCTCGTTTTTTACAGAACAGAGAAAGGGTGATATGATGTCACGAATATCCAATGACATTGGCGCTGTAGAGGGTGGAATTATGGGGTCTTTGGTCGATATTGTGAATTCGCCTTTTATGATTATTTCGTCATTGACAGCATTATTCCTTTTATCTCCGAAACTGACTTTATTTTCATTAATCGTTTTCCCAATTATGGGCTGGATCATCTCTTGGGTAGGAAAAAGTCTGAAAAAACAGGCCAAATTTGCACAGGAAGAATTAGGAAATCTCTTCTCTTTGGTTGATGAAACTTTAAAATCTTCAAAGGTCATCAAGATTTTTAATGCGGATAAAATCCTGAAAAACAGATTTAATAAAACAACAGACCAATGGCAACATCACGCCATTTCTATGAGCAGAAGACGTGAATTGGCTTCTCCAATGAGTGAATTTCTTGGATCTGTAACGATGTTGCTCATCACTTGGTACGCCGGAACAGAGATCATTAATGGAACCAATAAGGATCCCGCGACTTTCCTTGCATTCATAGCTGTATTTTTTCAGGTTTTGGATCCTGCGAAAAGATTGTCAAATGCTATTTCTGCAATCCAGGGTGGAATGGCGAGTTTAGAAAGGGTTTCCGAAGTTTTAGATTACGATTTGAAGGTTGATGAAATCCTGAATCCAACACCTATTTCTGAGCTAAATGATAAAATTGAATTTAAAAATATTGGTTTCTATTACGAGAAATCAAATCTAATTCTAAAAAACGTTTCGATTACTTTGCCAAAAGGAAAAACAGTTGCTTTAGTTGGACAATCCGGAAGTGGAAAAACTACGATTGCTAATCTATTAGCAAGATTCTATGACGTTTCCGAAGGCGAAATTTTAATCGACGGTCACAACATCAAAAATCTAAAACTAACAGATTATCGAAAACTTCTGGGAATGGTAACTCAGGAGTCAGTTCTTTTCAATGATTCGGTTTACAATAATATTTTGATGGGTAATCCAAATGCAACAGAAGCACAAGTGATTGAAGCTGCGAAGATTGCCAATGCTCACGATTTTATCTCTCAACTTCCGGAAGGTTATGATACCAATATCGGCGACGACGGAAACAAACTTTCTGGCGGACAAAAGCAACGTGTTTCCATCGCCAGAGCTGTGCTGAAAAATCCACCAATTATGATTCTTGATGAAGCAACTTCTGCTTTGGATACAGAGTCTGAAAGATATGTTCAGGACGCATTGGAAAAAATGATGGAGAACAGAACATCTTTGGTTATTGCTCACAGATTATCAACTATTCAGAAGGCTGATCATATTGTTGTAATGGAAAAAGGTGACATCATAGAGCAAGGCTCTCATCAGGAATTGATGGAACAAGACGGCACTTATAGAAAGCTGGTTGAGCTTCAGAATTTTGACTAA
- a CDS encoding DUF1801 domain-containing protein, giving the protein MNPVQEYFYRIDEPARSALLFIREKILNSDELITETFSFGLPFLKYKKKMLCYFYYSKQHQKHYLSFYHGDRVDYPELLSEGRKKFKILLLDMDEDLPMELIFNILDEVKTYIK; this is encoded by the coding sequence ATGAATCCAGTTCAGGAATATTTTTATCGGATTGATGAACCTGCGAGAAGTGCGCTTTTGTTTATCCGAGAGAAGATTTTAAATTCCGATGAATTGATAACCGAAACGTTCAGTTTTGGACTTCCTTTCTTGAAGTACAAAAAGAAAATGCTCTGCTATTTCTATTATAGCAAACAGCATCAGAAGCATTATCTCAGCTTTTATCACGGCGACAGAGTGGATTATCCCGAACTTTTATCCGAAGGTAGAAAGAAATTCAAAATCCTACTTTTGGATATGGATGAGGATTTGCCAATGGAATTGATTTTCAATATTCTTGATGAAGTGAAAACTTATATCAAATAA
- a CDS encoding tRNA-binding protein, whose protein sequence is MSWDDFEKIDIRVGTIISVNDFEKARNPSYQLEIDFGDLGIRKSSAQITALYSKEELIGKQILAVVNFPKKQIANFFSECLVLGVYGDNKSEVTLLSPSLPVKNGLEVG, encoded by the coding sequence ATATCCTGGGACGATTTTGAAAAAATAGACATTAGAGTTGGAACCATTATTTCTGTGAATGATTTTGAAAAAGCCAGAAATCCTTCTTATCAATTGGAAATCGATTTTGGAGATTTGGGCATTCGGAAATCTTCTGCTCAAATCACAGCTTTGTATTCGAAAGAAGAATTGATAGGAAAACAGATTCTTGCTGTTGTGAATTTCCCGAAGAAACAAATCGCCAATTTCTTCAGCGAATGTCTTGTTCTAGGAGTTTATGGCGACAATAAAAGTGAAGTGACTTTGTTGAGTCCGAGTTTGCCAGTGAAGAACGGATTGGAAGTCGGGTGA